Proteins encoded by one window of Vigna radiata var. radiata cultivar VC1973A chromosome 5, Vradiata_ver6, whole genome shotgun sequence:
- the LOC106760086 gene encoding NAD(P)H-dependent 6'-deoxychalcone synthase-like, with amino-acid sequence MKLHCDKKNMPSSNIPHIVLQSSLSHHKMPVIGFGTASTSSTIDTKEAMLEAIKVGYRHFDTASIYGSEQSLGEAINEALQLNLIASRDELFITSKLWCTDNFPHQVLPAIHKTLQSLRLEYLDLYLIHWPISVKPGTWDYPYPEEALTSFDLKGVWQAMEECQKQGLTKFIGVSNFSCHKLENLLSFATIPPSVNQVEMNPTWQQKKLREYCQAKGIIITAYSPLGAPGALWGSNYVVDNELLKQIAKAHGKSFAQVSLRWLYEIGVTIVVKSYNKERMKQNIEIFDWALSKDDYDKIAQIEQHQLCKNGPAIFIENLYDGEN; translated from the exons atgaaattgcATTGTGACAAAAAGAACATGCCTTCATCAAACATCCCTCATATAGTGCTTCAATCTTCTTTAAGCCATCACAAAATGCCTGTGATTGGATTTGGCACTGCTtcaacatcttccaccattgaTACCAAAGAGGCAATGTTAGAAGCTATCAAAGTAGGTTACAGACACTTCGATACCGCTTCAATATATGGTTCTGAGCAATCTCTTGGAGAAGCCATAAATGAAGCACTTCAACTTAACCTCATAGCTTCCAGAGACGAACTCTTCATCACTTCCAAACTCTGGTGTACTGATAACTTTCCTCATCAAGTTCTTCCTGCTATCCACAAAACACTTCA GTCTTTGAGGTTGGAATATCTGGatctttatttaattcattgGCCCATTTCTGTGAAACCTGGAACTTGGGATTACCCTTATCCTGAAGAGGCCTTAACATCATTTGACTTAAAGGGCGTGTGGCAAGCAATGGAGGAGTGCCAAAAGCAAGGCCTTACAAAATTCATCGGAGTCAGCAATTTCAGTTGTCATAAACTTGAAAACCTCCTCTCTTTTGCTACCATTCCTCCTTCTGTCAATCAA gTTGAGATGAATCCTACTTGGCAACAAAAAAAACTACGAGAATATTGTCAAGCCAAAGGAATAATCATAACTGCATACTCTCCTTTGGGGGCACCAGGGGCCTTGTGGGGTTCCAACTATGTTGTCGACAATGAATTACTCAAACAAATTGCAAAAGCTCATGGCAAATCTTTTGCTCAG GTATCTCTTAGATGGTTGTATGAGATAGGAGTTACTATCGTGGTTAAGAGctataataaagaaagaatgaagcaaaatattgaaatatttgattGGGCGCTCTCAAAAGATGACTATGATAAGATTGCACAAATCGAACAACATCAGTTGTGCAAGAATGGACCAGCAATATTCATTGAGAACCTTTATGATGGAGAAAATTAA
- the LOC106761544 gene encoding 60S ribosomal protein L39, with protein sequence MPSHKTFRIKKKLAKKMRQNRPIPYWIRMRTDNTIRYNAKRRHWRRTKLGF encoded by the exons ATG CCTTCTCACAAAACTTTCAGGATCAAGAAGAAGCTCGCGAAGAAGATGAGGCAGAACAGACCCATCCCTTACTGGATCCGCATGAGGACCGATAACACCATCAG GTACAATGCTAAGCGCAGGCACTGGCGCCGCACTAAACTTGGATTTTAA
- the LOC106760761 gene encoding ATPase 8, plasma membrane-type isoform X1, whose translation MASDISFEDLKNNVDLEKIPVEEVFVQLKCTRQGLTSAEGQKRLQIFGYNKLEEKKECKVLKFLGFMWNPLSWVMECAAIMAIVLANGGGKPPDWQDFTGIVVLLIVNSTISFIEENNAGNAAAALMAGLAPKTKVLRDGKWGEEDASILVPGDLISIKLGDIVPADARLLEGDPLKIDQAALTGESLPVTRNPGDEVFSGSTCKQGEIEAVVIATGVNTFFGKAAHLVDSTNNVGHFQQVLTSIGNFCICSIAVGMVIEIIVMYPIQHRSYRDGIDNLLVLLIGGIPIAMPTVLSVTMAIGSHRLSEQGAITKRMTAIEEMAGMDVLCSDKTGTLTLNKLTVDKNLIEVFPRGMDKDTLVLYAARASRTENQDAIDSSIVGMLSDPKEARAGITEVHFLPFNPVDKRTAITFIDSNGDWHRSSKGAPEQIIELCGLKGEVLKRTHKVIDEYADRGLRSLGVARQSVPEKTKESAGDPWEFLGLLPLFDPPRHDSAETIRRAIELGVNVKMITGDQLAIGKETGRRLGMGTNMYPSSSLLGDSSDAALSSITVDELIEKADGFAGVFPEHKYEIVKRLQDRKHICGMTGDGVNDAPALKKADIGIAVDDATDAARSASDIVLTQPGLSVIVSAVLTSRAIFQRMKNYTIYAVSITIRVVFGFLLVALIWKFDFSPFMVLIIAILNDGTIMTISKDRVKPSPLPDSWKLNEIFATGIVLGAYMAIMTAVFFYLVHDTHFFSVSNSPSFNYILHIINITNVHKHNHLMKVCLLLFQDVFKIRSIAESEEQLNSALYLQVSIVSQALIFVTRSRGWSYLERPGVMLIVAFICAQLVASVIAVYAHWDFAKIHGVGWEWVGAIWVYSIITYIPLDILKFLIRMGLTNCACDTTHPNKP comes from the exons atGGCCTCTGACATCTCGTTTGAGGATCTCAAGAACAATGTTGATCTT GAAAAGATTCCAGTTGAAGAGGTCTTTGTGCAGCTTAAATGTACCAGACAGGGTCTAACATCTGCAGAAGGACAGAAGAGGCTCCAGATTTTTGGTTACAATaaattagaagagaaaaaagagtgCAAGGTCCTTAAGTTTTTGGGTTTTATGTGGAATCCTCTATCATGGGTCATGGAGTGTGCAGCTATCATGGCCATTGTATTGGCCAATGGAGGG GGCAAGCCACCGGATTGGCAAGATTTCACTGGTATTGTAGTGTTGCTTATCGTCAACTCAACCATCAGTTTCATTGAGGAAAACAATGCAGGCAATGCAGCAGCTGCTTTGATGGCTGGTCTTGCACCCAAAACCAAG GTGTTGAGGGATGGAAAATGGGGTGAAGAAGATGCATCAATTTTGGTACCTGGAGATTTGATTAGCATCAAGTTGGGTGATATCGTCCCTGCCGATGCCCGTCTCTTGGAGGGAGATCCTCTCAAAATTGACCAAGCTGCTCTCACTGGTGAATCCTTGCCAGTCACAAGGAACCCTGGTGATGAAGTCTTCTCTGGTTCCACCTGCAAACAAGGCGAAATTGAAGCTGTTGTCATTGCCACCGGTGTCAACACTTTCTTTGGCAAGGCTGCTCATCTTGTGGACAGCACCAACAATGTCGGTCACTTTCAACAG GTGTTGACATCTATTGGCAACTTTTGTATCTGCTCAATTGCTGTGGGGATGGTGATAGAGATCATTGTCATGTACCCCATCCAGCATAGGTCTTATAGAGATGGCATTGATAACTTATTGGTGCTTCTCATTGGTGGTATTCCAATTGCCATGCCTACTGTCTTGTCTGTGACCATGGCAATTGGGTCTCACCGTTTGTCCGAACAAGGAGCCATCACCAAGAGAATGACAGCCATTGAAGAAATGGCAGGGATGGATGTTCTTTGCAGTGACAAAACTGGAACTCTCACCCTTAATAAGCTTACTGTGGATAAGAACTTGATTGAG GTCTTTCCCAGGGGCATGGACAAGGACACCCTTGTCCTATATGCAGCTAGAGCTTCAAGGACTGAAAACCAGGATGCCATTGATTCATCAATTGTGGGAATGTTAAGTGACCCCAAGGAG GCAAGAGCAGGAATCACCGAGGTGCATTTCTTGCCTTTTAATCCTGTGGACAAGCGCACTGCTATTACCTTCATTGACAGCAATGGTGACTGGCACAGAAGCAGCAAAGGTGCTCCTGAGCAA ATCATTGAACTCTGTGGCCTTAAAGGAGAGGTCTTGAAAAGGACACACAAGGTTATTGATGAATATGCTGACCGCGGTCTGCGTTCCTTAGGTGTTGCTCGCCAG AGTGTTCCAGAAAAGACGAAGGAGAGTGCTGGAGATCCATGGGAGTTTTTGGGTCTGCTACCTCTCTTTGATCCTCCAAGGCATGATAGTGCCGAGACCATTCGTCGTGCTATTGAACTTGGAGTCAATGTTAAAATGATCACCGGTGACCAACTTGCCATTGGCAAAGAAACCGGTCGCAGACTTGGAATGGGCACCAACATGTACCCTTCATCCTCCCTCCTTGGTGATTCCTCGGACGCAGCCCTCTCTTCAATCACAGTTGATGAACTCATTGAGAAGGCTGATGGATTTGCCGGAGTCTTCCCTG AGCACAAGTACGAGATTGTAAAGAGGTTGCAGGACAGAAAGCACATTTGTGGCATGACAGGAGATGGTGTGAACGACGCACCAGCACTGAAGAAGGCAGACATCGGCATTGCGGTGGATGATGCAACAGACGCAGCAAGGAGTGCCTCTGATATTGTTCTGACCCAACCTGGACTCAGTGTGATCGTGAGCGCTGTGCTGACAAGCAGGGCCATTTTCCAGAGGATGAAGAACTACACAATCTACGCTGTTTCCATCACAATCCGCGTTGTGTTTGGGTTCTTGCTCGTTGCCTTAATATGGAAGTTCGACTTCTCTCCCTTCATGGTTCTCATCATAGCCATCTTGAACGACGGAACCATCATGACCATATCAAAAGACAGGGTGAAACCATCTCCTTTGCCTGATTCATGGAAACTTAACGAAATCTTTGCAACAGGAATCGTTCTTGGAGCATACATGGCCATCATGACGGCAGTCTTCTTCTACCTCGTTCATGACACTCATTTCTTCTCTGTAAGCAACAGCCCCAGTTTCAATTAcatattacatattataaatataacaaatgtCCATAAACATAATCATCTGATGAAAGTGTGTTTACTCTTATTTCAGGATGTCTTTAAAATACGTTCAATTGCAGAAAGCGAGGAACAGCTTAACTCTGCTCTGTACCTTCAAGTGAGTATCGTTAGTCAGGCACTGATCTTTGTCACGAGATCAAGGGGCTGGTCATATCTGGAACGCCCTGGCGTGATGCTCATCGTTGCCTTCATTTGTGCCCAACTG GTGGCCTCTGTGATTGCTGTGTATGCACATTGGGACTTTGCGAAAATCCATGGAGTTGGGTGGGAATGGGTTGGAGCAATCTGGGTCTACAGTATCATCACCTACATTCCTCTTGATATCCTCAAATTTCTCATCCGCATGGGGCTAACAAACTGTGCTTGCGACACCACGCACCCAAACAAGCCTTAG
- the LOC106760761 gene encoding ATPase 8, plasma membrane-type isoform X2 produces the protein MASDISFEDLKNNVDLEKIPVEEVFVQLKCTRQGLTSAEGQKRLQIFGYNKLEEKKECKVLKFLGFMWNPLSWVMECAAIMAIVLANGGGKPPDWQDFTGIVVLLIVNSTISFIEENNAGNAAAALMAGLAPKTKVLRDGKWGEEDASILVPGDLISIKLGDIVPADARLLEGDPLKIDQAALTGESLPVTRNPGDEVFSGSTCKQGEIEAVVIATGVNTFFGKAAHLVDSTNNVGHFQQVLTSIGNFCICSIAVGMVIEIIVMYPIQHRSYRDGIDNLLVLLIGGIPIAMPTVLSVTMAIGSHRLSEQGAITKRMTAIEEMAGMDVLCSDKTGTLTLNKLTVDKNLIEVFPRGMDKDTLVLYAARASRTENQDAIDSSIVGMLSDPKEARAGITEVHFLPFNPVDKRTAITFIDSNGDWHRSSKGAPEQIIELCGLKGEVLKRTHKVIDEYADRGLRSLGVARQSVPEKTKESAGDPWEFLGLLPLFDPPRHDSAETIRRAIELGVNVKMITGDQLAIGKETGRRLGMGTNMYPSSSLLGDSSDAALSSITVDELIEKADGFAGVFPEHKYEIVKRLQDRKHICGMTGDGVNDAPALKKADIGIAVDDATDAARSASDIVLTQPGLSVIVSAVLTSRAIFQRMKNYTIYAVSITIRVVFGFLLVALIWKFDFSPFMVLIIAILNDGTIMTISKDRVKPSPLPDSWKLNEIFATGIVLGAYMAIMTAVFFYLVHDTHFFSDVFKIRSIAESEEQLNSALYLQVSIVSQALIFVTRSRGWSYLERPGVMLIVAFICAQLVASVIAVYAHWDFAKIHGVGWEWVGAIWVYSIITYIPLDILKFLIRMGLTNCACDTTHPNKP, from the exons atGGCCTCTGACATCTCGTTTGAGGATCTCAAGAACAATGTTGATCTT GAAAAGATTCCAGTTGAAGAGGTCTTTGTGCAGCTTAAATGTACCAGACAGGGTCTAACATCTGCAGAAGGACAGAAGAGGCTCCAGATTTTTGGTTACAATaaattagaagagaaaaaagagtgCAAGGTCCTTAAGTTTTTGGGTTTTATGTGGAATCCTCTATCATGGGTCATGGAGTGTGCAGCTATCATGGCCATTGTATTGGCCAATGGAGGG GGCAAGCCACCGGATTGGCAAGATTTCACTGGTATTGTAGTGTTGCTTATCGTCAACTCAACCATCAGTTTCATTGAGGAAAACAATGCAGGCAATGCAGCAGCTGCTTTGATGGCTGGTCTTGCACCCAAAACCAAG GTGTTGAGGGATGGAAAATGGGGTGAAGAAGATGCATCAATTTTGGTACCTGGAGATTTGATTAGCATCAAGTTGGGTGATATCGTCCCTGCCGATGCCCGTCTCTTGGAGGGAGATCCTCTCAAAATTGACCAAGCTGCTCTCACTGGTGAATCCTTGCCAGTCACAAGGAACCCTGGTGATGAAGTCTTCTCTGGTTCCACCTGCAAACAAGGCGAAATTGAAGCTGTTGTCATTGCCACCGGTGTCAACACTTTCTTTGGCAAGGCTGCTCATCTTGTGGACAGCACCAACAATGTCGGTCACTTTCAACAG GTGTTGACATCTATTGGCAACTTTTGTATCTGCTCAATTGCTGTGGGGATGGTGATAGAGATCATTGTCATGTACCCCATCCAGCATAGGTCTTATAGAGATGGCATTGATAACTTATTGGTGCTTCTCATTGGTGGTATTCCAATTGCCATGCCTACTGTCTTGTCTGTGACCATGGCAATTGGGTCTCACCGTTTGTCCGAACAAGGAGCCATCACCAAGAGAATGACAGCCATTGAAGAAATGGCAGGGATGGATGTTCTTTGCAGTGACAAAACTGGAACTCTCACCCTTAATAAGCTTACTGTGGATAAGAACTTGATTGAG GTCTTTCCCAGGGGCATGGACAAGGACACCCTTGTCCTATATGCAGCTAGAGCTTCAAGGACTGAAAACCAGGATGCCATTGATTCATCAATTGTGGGAATGTTAAGTGACCCCAAGGAG GCAAGAGCAGGAATCACCGAGGTGCATTTCTTGCCTTTTAATCCTGTGGACAAGCGCACTGCTATTACCTTCATTGACAGCAATGGTGACTGGCACAGAAGCAGCAAAGGTGCTCCTGAGCAA ATCATTGAACTCTGTGGCCTTAAAGGAGAGGTCTTGAAAAGGACACACAAGGTTATTGATGAATATGCTGACCGCGGTCTGCGTTCCTTAGGTGTTGCTCGCCAG AGTGTTCCAGAAAAGACGAAGGAGAGTGCTGGAGATCCATGGGAGTTTTTGGGTCTGCTACCTCTCTTTGATCCTCCAAGGCATGATAGTGCCGAGACCATTCGTCGTGCTATTGAACTTGGAGTCAATGTTAAAATGATCACCGGTGACCAACTTGCCATTGGCAAAGAAACCGGTCGCAGACTTGGAATGGGCACCAACATGTACCCTTCATCCTCCCTCCTTGGTGATTCCTCGGACGCAGCCCTCTCTTCAATCACAGTTGATGAACTCATTGAGAAGGCTGATGGATTTGCCGGAGTCTTCCCTG AGCACAAGTACGAGATTGTAAAGAGGTTGCAGGACAGAAAGCACATTTGTGGCATGACAGGAGATGGTGTGAACGACGCACCAGCACTGAAGAAGGCAGACATCGGCATTGCGGTGGATGATGCAACAGACGCAGCAAGGAGTGCCTCTGATATTGTTCTGACCCAACCTGGACTCAGTGTGATCGTGAGCGCTGTGCTGACAAGCAGGGCCATTTTCCAGAGGATGAAGAACTACACAATCTACGCTGTTTCCATCACAATCCGCGTTGTGTTTGGGTTCTTGCTCGTTGCCTTAATATGGAAGTTCGACTTCTCTCCCTTCATGGTTCTCATCATAGCCATCTTGAACGACGGAACCATCATGACCATATCAAAAGACAGGGTGAAACCATCTCCTTTGCCTGATTCATGGAAACTTAACGAAATCTTTGCAACAGGAATCGTTCTTGGAGCATACATGGCCATCATGACGGCAGTCTTCTTCTACCTCGTTCATGACACTCATTTCTTCTCT GATGTCTTTAAAATACGTTCAATTGCAGAAAGCGAGGAACAGCTTAACTCTGCTCTGTACCTTCAAGTGAGTATCGTTAGTCAGGCACTGATCTTTGTCACGAGATCAAGGGGCTGGTCATATCTGGAACGCCCTGGCGTGATGCTCATCGTTGCCTTCATTTGTGCCCAACTG GTGGCCTCTGTGATTGCTGTGTATGCACATTGGGACTTTGCGAAAATCCATGGAGTTGGGTGGGAATGGGTTGGAGCAATCTGGGTCTACAGTATCATCACCTACATTCCTCTTGATATCCTCAAATTTCTCATCCGCATGGGGCTAACAAACTGTGCTTGCGACACCACGCACCCAAACAAGCCTTAG
- the LOC106759991 gene encoding uncharacterized protein LOC106759991: MKNLNVLPNPSGRISPCRSTSPTLSLVRFVTPSPSLVRCHSSLTHHTFRCAVLGAGFAGLSVVWHLLKQSPKELNLRVDIYDEVGIGGGASGISGGLLHPYSPKVKLLWEGAQCWKESMELLRVAEEASVSKDYRTGESTENMEAFVAHKRGILRPATDMKNMIKLNDNVKTCLPSCRVQTLNNGEAQSLLPGVYLPFNTAFYMPEALSINSGHYLQALFRGCEILVKESSSLDSSQKQLKLHKRSVDRLSEFEGEYDAVIVCLGAKVNMLPELSGRLPLRTCRGVIAELELHDDTKGYPERAPSILSDAWIAVQGPHSLNLGSTWEWKSVNSSPNVSSDEASKALEELLPKASTIYPGIKDWVFTGARAGLRAMPPLTTLGSLPLLGCINDIIGRNHTCKYWLFGGLGSRGLLYHAWLGNLMAQAVLSFNEEVIPSELRSWKAIEPKCSVLL, from the exons ATGAAGAACCTCAACGTGTTGCCGAACCCTAGTGGCAGGATTTCCCCGTGCCGTTCGACGTCTCCAACACTCAGCCTTGTCCGTTTTGTTactccttctccttctttagTTCGGTGTCATAGTTCTCTAACTCACCACACTTTCAG GTGTGCAGTGCTCGGTGCAGGATTTGCTGGCCTCTCTGTTGTTTGGCATTTGTTGAAG CAAAGTCCTAAAGAGTTGAATCTGAGAGTTGATATATACGATGAAGTGGGCATTGGGGGTGGTGCTTCTGGAATTTCTGGAGGTCTTCTTCATCCTTATTCCCCGAAAG TTAAGCTTCTCTGGGAGGGTGCACAGTGTTGGAAAGAGAGCATGGAGCTTTTGAGAGTTGCTGAAGAAGCTAGTGTCTCCAAAGATTACAGAACTGGAGAATCTACTGAAAATATGGAAGCTTTTGTAGCTCACAAAAg GGGCATCTTAAGACCGGCAACAGATATGAAGAACATGATCAAATTGAATGAT AACGTCAAGACTTGTCTTCCTAGCTGCAGAGTACAAACACTTAACAATGGAGAGGCTCAAAGCCTTTTACCTGGTGTATATTTACCATTCAACACAGCTTTCTATATGCCTGAAGCTCTAAGTATCAATTCTGGCCACTATCTTCAG GCACTTTTCCGAGGATGTGAAATTTTGGTGAAAGAATCATCAAGTCTTGATTCTTCACAGAAACAGCTTAAATTGCACAAAAGATCAGTTGATAGGCTTTCTGAGTTTGAAG GGGAATATGATGCAGTCATCGTATGCCTTGGCGCCAAGGTGAACATGCTTCCTGAGCTTTCTGGGAGGCTTCCTTTGAGGACATGTAGGGGTGTGATTGCAGAACTGGAATTGCATGATGATACGAA AGGTTATCCCGAGAGGGCCCCCTCAATTTTATCAGATGCGTGGATTGCCGTTCAGGGGCCTCATAGTCTGAATTTGGGCTCAACTTGGGAATGGAAATCGGTAAATTCATCACCAAATGTTTCGAGCGATGAAGCTTCGAAAGCTCTTGAGGAGCTTTTGCCAAAGGCATCTACCATTTATCCTGGAATAAAGGATTGGGTTTTCACTGGAGCAAGAGCTGGTCTGAGGGCAATGCCTCCACTCACCACCCTTGGATCACTTCCACTTTTGGGTTGTATTAATGATATAATAGGCAGAAATCACACTTGTAAGTATTGGTTATTTGGAGGGCTAGGTTCAAGAGGATTGCTATACCATGCTTGGCTAGGTAATTTGATGGCACAAGCTGTGCTTTCCTTTAACGAGGAAGTAATTCCATCTGAGTTGAGATCTTGGAAAGCCATTGAACCAAAATGTAGCGTTCTGCTCTAA